From the Opitutia bacterium genome, one window contains:
- the dnaX gene encoding DNA polymerase III subunit gamma/tau — MSGAYQVIARKWRPQTFDDVVGQEHVVRTLRNAIARQRIAHAYLFVGPRGTGKTSTARIFAKALNVTNGPKADFDPEDPIAKSIAEGSCLDVIEIDGASNNGVEQVRELRDTVRYAPAQGKFKVYIIDEVHMLSAAAFNALLKTLEEPPEHVKFIFATTDVQKVLPTIISRCQRFDLKPIPTELIVQRLKKIAGAEKIKVSDEALNSIARMADGGMRDAQSIFDQMISFCGAEIGEADVLDVYGLVSAATIADLGSALAAGDHKKIVRIVDECDENGRDLYRMLVDLQAHLRTALLDAIAKGGQSDALGTPMSTEQLTRLLDALREGESGVKHGLSEKINFEVALLKAVEASRARAIDSLIKEIATLAESLPDDPVKKND; from the coding sequence ATGTCCGGCGCTTACCAAGTCATCGCCCGCAAGTGGCGGCCCCAAACCTTCGACGATGTCGTTGGCCAGGAGCACGTCGTCCGGACGCTGAGGAACGCCATCGCCCGCCAGCGCATTGCGCACGCCTACCTCTTCGTCGGCCCGCGTGGCACGGGCAAGACGAGCACCGCGCGCATTTTTGCCAAGGCCCTCAACGTCACCAACGGCCCGAAGGCCGACTTCGACCCCGAGGATCCGATCGCGAAATCCATCGCCGAAGGCTCGTGCCTCGACGTGATCGAGATCGACGGTGCCTCGAACAACGGCGTCGAACAAGTCCGCGAGTTGCGCGACACCGTCCGCTACGCGCCGGCGCAGGGGAAGTTCAAGGTCTACATCATCGACGAAGTGCACATGCTCTCGGCCGCGGCGTTCAACGCGCTGCTGAAGACCCTCGAGGAGCCGCCCGAGCACGTGAAGTTCATCTTCGCTACGACCGACGTGCAGAAGGTCCTGCCGACGATCATTTCGCGTTGCCAGCGCTTCGACCTGAAGCCGATCCCGACCGAGCTCATCGTCCAGCGCCTGAAAAAAATCGCCGGCGCCGAGAAAATCAAAGTCAGCGACGAGGCGCTCAACAGCATCGCCCGCATGGCCGACGGCGGCATGCGTGATGCGCAGTCGATCTTCGACCAGATGATTTCGTTCTGCGGCGCCGAAATCGGCGAAGCCGACGTGCTCGACGTCTACGGTCTCGTCTCCGCCGCGACCATCGCCGACCTCGGCAGCGCGCTCGCGGCGGGCGACCACAAGAAGATCGTGCGCATCGTCGACGAGTGCGATGAGAACGGCCGCGACCTCTACCGCATGCTCGTCGACTTGCAGGCGCACCTGCGCACAGCGCTGCTCGACGCCATCGCCAAAGGCGGCCAGAGCGACGCGCTCGGCACACCGATGTCCACCGAGCAGCTCACGCGCCTGCTCGACGCGCTCCGCGAAGGCGAGAGCGGCGTGAAGCACGGCCTGTCCGAGAAGATCAATTTCGAAGTCGCTCTCCTGAAGGCCGTCGAAGCCAGCCGCGCCCGCGCCATCGACAGCCTCATCAAGGAAATCGCCACGCTCGCCGAGAGCCTGCCGGACGACCCGGTAAAAAAAAACGACTGA